The genomic region CAAATAACTTCCGGTATTAAAAAATTTCTGCAGGAAAATAATTTTAGCAGTATTTATGATATAATAGGCATAGTTAATAATTAATTGATAATTAATTAATAATTGTATAAATTTTATCTGACAAATTTAATGCTATAAATTCAGTTTTAAGAAGCGCTGAGAATCTTCGCCTTTTTATCGGGAGAGATGTGCATTTCAACATTCTGCGCAACGTGCAGCGCAGACATCACTGGCAGCGCAAAAATAGATATATTAATAAAATTATCGGTTTATTTATGAATATTCTATATATAATAAAAGAAAATTTGCCTGATACATTGCAAGATATTATAAATTCTCACGTTGAAGACGGCAATCAAATATATATTGCATTATTAAATTATAAAAAATATAATCTAACTAATAGGCATAGTAATCCTCGAAATATAAATATAAATAAAAACATAAATAAAAATAATATAGATACAGCAGGCATAAAAAATGAGAATAATACCGATGCAAGAGGTCGCGATAAAGAAATAGACAGTGACGCCGGCTGCTCGGTAGATAGCAGTATTTTATTGTTCAATATTATTAAAACATCTAAAACAGCTAAGTTTATAACTTACGACGGGCTTGTTGAACTTATTTTTATTAGCGATAAAATTATAAGCTGGTAAAAAATACTGATTAGTTCAAAGTTTTAAGTTCAAAGTGCTGAATTTTTGCTCTAAATTCTAAATTCTAAATCTAATCTGCTTTAGTTTTTCTTTTTAATTAAAATCGGAGGTGCAAAAATATGGATTACGGAATGAAAAACAGGCTTAGCCGCATTATCAGTCCAAAAGATAATAAAACGGTTATGCTTGCCATTGACCATGGTTATTTTATGGGACCGACCGGAGGACTTGAAGAACCTGATAAGACAATTTCGCCCCTTATACCTTTTGCCGATTCTCTCATGCTTACAAGGGGTATTTTAAGAACGAAAATTAGCCCTGAGTTTAATACTCCGATTGTTTTAAGAGTTAGCGGCGGTACCAGTATTTTAAAAGAAGATTTATCCGATGAAGATATTTCAGTATCTATGGAGGATGCCGTAAGGCTCAATGTCAGCGCAGTTGCGCTGTCTATTTTTGTTGGTTCGGCGCATGAAAAACAGTCTATAATAAATCTTTCTAAATTAGTAGATAAAGGCTATAAATACGGTATTCCAGTTCTTGCCGTAACGGCGGTAGGAAGAGATATGAATAGAGATTCCCGCTATCTGTCGCTGGCATGCAGGATTGCTGCCGAAACAGGCGCTAATATCGTTAAAACCTATTATTGCGATAATTTTGAAGAAGTTATACGAACTTGTCCTGTACCTGTCGTTGTTGCAGGCGGCAAGAAAACAACGGAACAGGAAGCTTTACAGCTTGCTTATAATGCCGTTAGCAAAGGAGCTTCAGGCGTCGATATGGGCAGAAATATATTTCAATCTGAAAAGCCTTTGTCTATGATAAAAGCCGTAAAAAGCGTTGTTCATGACGGCTCAGATCCAAAAAACGCTTTTATCGGATATTCTAAATAAATTAATATAAATTAATCGGCAGAAAGATATTTTAAATATCCGATGCATAATCTTATAACTATATAAATAATAAGTTTAAAAAAGAAACCGGCAATGATATTATAACTGCTGTATAAACTTAAAAAGAAACGAATAATACAAGAAGATGTTATAACTATCCGTACTATATAATTTATAAAAATATATGAATAAATTAAAAAGCGAAAAAAGCGCATATCTGCAGTCTGCGGTAAGTCAGCCGGTAAACTGGTATCCCTGGTGCAATGAAGCGTTTGAAACAGCAAGGGAAAAAAATCTTCCGATTCTAATGGATATCGGTGCCGTATGGTGTCACTGGTGCCATGTAATCGATGAAGAATCCTACGAAGATAAAGAAACTGCCGCTATCATAAATGATAAATTTATTGCAATAAAAGTAGATAAAGACGAGCGTCCGGACATAGACAGCCGGTATCAGAAAGCCGTTACGGCTTTTGCAGGTCAGGGCGGATGGCCTTTGACGGCGTTTCTGACATACGAAGGTTATTTTTTTTATGGAGGCACGTACTTTCCGAAAGAATCAAAATTTGGATTGCCGGCTTTCAAAACAGTATTATTGCAGATTTCAAAATATTATGCTGAAAATGAAAAATCTGTTATTGAACAGAGCAAAGATTTTTATCATGAACTTTTCGATGAAACAAAAGGTTTTGCGGTAAAAAATGTAAATTTGCTTAATCAGGCTAACGATTTAAAGCATATTTTTGCAGGCAATTATAATTTTAGCTTAAAAGATGCGGAAAAAAAGGTTAAAAAACTTGC from Candidatus Acididesulfobacter guangdongensis harbors:
- a CDS encoding 3-hydroxy-5-phosphonooxypentane-2,4-dione thiolase; its protein translation is MDYGMKNRLSRIISPKDNKTVMLAIDHGYFMGPTGGLEEPDKTISPLIPFADSLMLTRGILRTKISPEFNTPIVLRVSGGTSILKEDLSDEDISVSMEDAVRLNVSAVALSIFVGSAHEKQSIINLSKLVDKGYKYGIPVLAVTAVGRDMNRDSRYLSLACRIAAETGANIVKTYYCDNFEEVIRTCPVPVVVAGGKKTTEQEALQLAYNAVSKGASGVDMGRNIFQSEKPLSMIKAVKSVVHDGSDPKNAFIGYSK